TCGTATCCGACGGCATCGCCGCGACGGCCGCGATCGGCGACCTCGAGTTCCAAAATCGCGTGTCGACGGACGGTCGCCTCGCCATCGAGGACGGCCTCGAGCGCCGCCGGCGCCCGCGCCCGGTCGACGGCGTCGATACCGGTGACGTCGCCGACCGGCAGGGCGGGAGCGTCGGCGCCGGCGCGACCGATCGCCGAGAGTTCCTCCTCGCTGGCCGCCACGAGAACCGAGGGCGCCGCTGCGAGAACGTCGTTTACGTCGCCGCTGACGGTCGTCGCGTCGCGATTCGCGACGGTCGGTCGGAGCGCGTCTGCGAGCGAGTCGTCGGCGGCGTCGGCTCTCGATCCCGTGTCGGCGTTCGCGTCGACGATACCGACGACCGGCTCCTCGTCAACGAACCACGCGGCGTCCATGTCGGGCCGTTGGCGCGGGTGCGAAAAAAGACGTGGGGTTCTCTCGTCGCCGCCGACCGTCACCGCCGCCCGATCGAACGGCCGTCGTGCGACCGGGGCGTCGGCGCGAATCGGTCAGTCGGAACGCTCGTCGTAGGGCCAGTCGCCCGTGACCCGCATTCCGTCCGCGAGGTCCTGGGCCTCGAGGTCGGCGGCGATCGCGTCGGGATCGCGGTGCTCGACGGTCGCGTCCTCGCGAGCGAGTTCGACGACGAGGTCTGTCAGCAGGATCGCCTGCTCGCGGAGCGTCCGCGGCTCGAGTTTCTCGATCGTGTCGGCGAACGTGTGGCCCCAGCCGCGGCCGACCTCGTCCGATGTCGATTTGACGTGGTAGCCGGGGACGCCCCACTGGACGAACGGCCAGTGATCGCTGTGGGGGCCGAGCTTCGGCACCGTCTCGATCGGGTGGTCGTAGCGGTCGGCGATCTCGTCGGCGGCCGACTCGAGGCCGTCGAAACCGTGTGTCGTCAACGACAGCGTCCGATCGCTGACGACGCCGTCGTTGTTGACGACGGCTTTGATTGCGTCATAGTCCGCCCGCTCGGCGTGGTAATTCGAACCGACCAGCCCCACTTCCTCGGCGCCGTAGGCGACGAACTCGACGCGGGTCTCGAGGTCGTCCTCGCGGGCGGCAAGCGCGTTCGCGAGTTCAACGACCATCGCGGTCCCGGCGCCGTTGTCCGCGGCGCCCTCCGCGATGTCGTGGGCGTCGACGTGGCTCGTCACCAGCACGCACTCGTCGGTGTCGGGCCCCAGTTCGGCGTGGACGTTCTGACTCGTCGCTGGGCTGATGTCGGCCTCGACGGTCAGTTCGATCTCCTCGCCGTCGAACCGGCGGGCCAGTCGCGCGCCGACCTCGCTCGAGACGCCGACGGCCGGAATCTCGCCGATGGGGTCCTCGTCGGTTCCCACACTCCCGGTCGGCGGCAGACAGCCCTCGACGTGGTTTCGGTAGACGAACCCCACCGCGCCGTTCTCGACGGCGTGGTAGTACTTCTCTCGGCGGTGGAGGTAGCGATCGTAGTAGTCCGGGATATCGCTGCGAACCATGACGATCGCTCCCTCGAGGTCGGTCGCCTCGAAGTCCGCGGGGAGCCCGTAGCCGAGGTCGACCAGCGGCGCCGTCGCGCGGTCGGCGGGGCTGCGCGGCA
Above is a genomic segment from Haloterrigena salifodinae containing:
- a CDS encoding M28 family peptidase gives rise to the protein MTDWIGNVFTSDVGWTHLERLVDIGTRMAGSDGEREAAELTRDALADAGARNARLESFDIQGWTREGSEITAGETSQNCIALPRSPADRATAPLVDLGYGLPADFEATDLEGAIVMVRSDIPDYYDRYLHRREKYYHAVENGAVGFVYRNHVEGCLPPTGSVGTDEDPIGEIPAVGVSSEVGARLARRFDGEEIELTVEADISPATSQNVHAELGPDTDECVLVTSHVDAHDIAEGAADNGAGTAMVVELANALAAREDDLETRVEFVAYGAEEVGLVGSNYHAERADYDAIKAVVNNDGVVSDRTLSLTTHGFDGLESAADEIADRYDHPIETVPKLGPHSDHWPFVQWGVPGYHVKSTSDEVGRGWGHTFADTIEKLEPRTLREQAILLTDLVVELAREDATVEHRDPDAIAADLEAQDLADGMRVTGDWPYDERSD